GCCTACTTCAACTTCCCGGTCGGCGAGGGCCTCGTCGAAGCGGCGGTGATGTTCGCCCAGGCCGCCAAGGAAAACGGCGTGGAACTCGTCGTCAACATGTCGCACATCCAGTCGCGGCCGGTGGCCCGAAGCAAGGCGACCCAGAATCACTGGCTCTCCGAGCAGGTTTTCGCATGGTCGGGTGTGCCGACCACCAATCTGCGGGTCACGTTCTTCATGGAATGGGTGACCTACATCGCCGGCCTGATCCGGCACGGCCGCTACGTACTGCCGTTCGACGCCGACAGTCGCTTCGCCCCCATCGCCGGGCGTGACATCGCGCAGACCGCCGCCGCGATTTTGGCTGCTCCCGATCGGCATGCGGGACACACCTACACGCTGACCGGCCCGACGGAGTTCAGCCACGCCGAACTGGCGGCCGAGGTCGGCCGCGTGCTCGGCAAGGACCTGCCGTACGAGCAGACCACAGTGCCGACTTTCCTCGAACTTCTCGGAATCCCGGACGACACCGCGAAACTCGTCCATTTCGAGGCCGTGACGGTCGATCAGCGTGAGGGCCGCCTGGCAGGCGTCACCGACACGGCGCCGACGCTGATCGGGCGGCCACTGCGCACGGTCGAGGACTTCCTCGGCGAGAACCGCGCACTCTTCGCC
This genomic window from Mycolicibacterium goodii contains:
- a CDS encoding NmrA family NAD(P)-binding protein; the protein is MTRVLVTTANGDTGRPMVEYLLQDGFDVRAMVRRDDIRAQQLRREGAEVVVGDALTLRDVRAALDGVHRAYFNFPVGEGLVEAAVMFAQAAKENGVELVVNMSHIQSRPVARSKATQNHWLSEQVFAWSGVPTTNLRVTFFMEWVTYIAGLIRHGRYVLPFDADSRFAPIAGRDIAQTAAAILAAPDRHAGHTYTLTGPTEFSHAELAAEVGRVLGKDLPYEQTTVPTFLELLGIPDDTAKLVHFEAVTVDQREGRLAGVTDTAPTLIGRPLRTVEDFLGENRALFA